TGGTTTCCGGGACCTCGACCTCGACCTTCATGATCGGTTCGAGAATGACCGGATCGGCCTTCTCGCAGGCGTCCTTGATCGCCATGGAGCCGGCGATCTTGAACGCGAGTTCGGACGAGTCGACCACGTGGAACGAACCGTCCACGAGGCGCACCCGCACGTCTATTACCGGGTAGCCGGCCAGCGGGCCCGTGGTGAGGCCATCCTTGACGCCGGCCTCGACCGGCCCGACGAACTCCTTGGGGATGACGCCGCCGACGATCTTGTTGAGGAACTCGAAGCCCTTGCCGGCCTCGTTTGGTTCGACCTCGATGACGCAGTGGCCGAACTGGCCGCGGCCGCCCGTCTGCCGCACGAAGCGGCCTTCCTGCCGGAGGGGCTTGCGGATTGTCTCGCGGTAGGCGACCTGCGGGCGCCCCACGTTGGCCTCGACCTTGAACTCGCGCAGCAGGCGGTCCACGATGATCTCGAGGTGCAACTCGCCCATGCCCGAGATGATGGTCTGGCCGGTCTCGGCGTCCATGGCGACCTTGAAGGTGGGATCCTCCTCGGCGAGCTTGCGCAGCGAGTCGGAGAGCTTGTCCTGGTCGACCTTCGTCTTGGGTTCGATGGCGACCGAGATGACGGGCTCGGGGAAGCTCATCGCCTCGAGGATGATGGGTTGCTTCTCGCTGCAAAGGGTGTCGCCGGTGGTCGTGTCCTTGAGGCCGACCGCGGCGGCCAGGTCGCCGGCGAGGACCTCGTCGACGTCTTCGCGCTTTTCGGCGTGCATCTGCACGATGCGGCTGATGCGCTCGCGCTTGCCCTTGGTGGCGTTGAGGACGTACCTGCCCTTCTCCAGGCGCCCGCTGTAGACGCGGAAGAACGTCAGCTTGCCGATGAACGGGTCGGTGAGGATCTTGAACGCCAGGGCCGAGAATGGCGCGTCGTCCGCCGCCGGCCGCTCGGAAGCCTCGCCGTCGACGGTGTGGCCCTTGACCGCCGGGATGTCCACCGGGCTGGGGAGGTACGCCACCACCGCGTCCAGCATGGGCTGCACGCCCTTGTTCTTGAATGCCGAACCGCAGACCACCGGGACGATGCGGTTGGCGACGGTGCCCTTGCGGAGGCCGGCGATGATCTCGTCCTCGGAGAGCGACCCTTCCTCGAGGTACTTGTGGAGGAGGTCGTCATCCTGCTCGGCGGCGGCCTCGACCAGCTTCTCGCGGTACTCCCGGGCCATCTCGACCAGATCTGCCGGAATGTCCTCCTCGCGGGTGTCCTTTCCCTCGTCGTCGTAGTAGTGGATGGCCCGCTGGGAAAGCAGGTCGATGATGCCGGCGAACTTGTCCTCGGCGCCAAGCGGCAACTGCAGGGGCACGACGTTGGCGGCCAGGCGCTCCCGCATCTGCTCGAGCACGCGGAAGAAATCGGCCCCGACCCGGTCCATCTTGTTGACGAACACGATGCGCGGGACGCCGTAGCGATTGGCCTGGCGCCAGACCGTCTCGCTCTGGGGCTGTACGCCGCCGACCGCGCAGAAGACGGCGACGACTCCGTCGAGCACGCGGAGCGACCGTTCGACCTCGACGGTGAAGTCCACGTGCCCGGGCGTGTCAATAATGTTGATTCGATGATCCTTCCACACGCACTGGGTAGCCGCCGAGGTGATGGTGATGCCGCGCTCCTGCTCCTGGACCATGTAGTCCATGGTCGCGGCGCCCTCGTGCACTTCGCCCATCCGATGGACGCGCCCGGTGTAGTAGAGGATGCGCTCGGTGGTGGTGGTCTTGCCCGCGTCGATGTGGGCGGCGATCCCGATGTTGCGGGTCCGCTCGAGAGAAATCTGCCGTGCCATAGATCGCGTCAGGTCAGAATGACCGACCTAGGCCCTCACCCTGGTGCCGAGCGAAGCGAAGGCACCACCCGAAGCCCCGGTGCCGAGCGCAGCGAAGGCACCGCCAAGCCCGCTATGCGTGGCCGCCGTGCAAAGCATGGCGGCCCACGTAGCTTCGTCCGCCGTGCACAGCATGGCGGACGCAAGGGTCCTGGTGGGCGCCGTGCGCAGCATGGCGCCCTACCACCGATAGTGGGCGAAGGCCTTGTTGGCCTCGGCCATCTTGTGGGTGTCTTCCTTCTTCTTCACCGACGGGCCGCTGTTGTTGAAGGTCTCGAGCAGCTCGGCGGCCAGGCGATCCACCATGGGCTTGCCG
The DNA window shown above is from Candidatus Tanganyikabacteria bacterium and carries:
- the fusA gene encoding elongation factor G, with translation MARQISLERTRNIGIAAHIDAGKTTTTERILYYTGRVHRMGEVHEGAATMDYMVQEQERGITITSAATQCVWKDHRINIIDTPGHVDFTVEVERSLRVLDGVVAVFCAVGGVQPQSETVWRQANRYGVPRIVFVNKMDRVGADFFRVLEQMRERLAANVVPLQLPLGAEDKFAGIIDLLSQRAIHYYDDEGKDTREEDIPADLVEMAREYREKLVEAAAEQDDDLLHKYLEEGSLSEDEIIAGLRKGTVANRIVPVVCGSAFKNKGVQPMLDAVVAYLPSPVDIPAVKGHTVDGEASERPAADDAPFSALAFKILTDPFIGKLTFFRVYSGRLEKGRYVLNATKGKRERISRIVQMHAEKREDVDEVLAGDLAAAVGLKDTTTGDTLCSEKQPIILEAMSFPEPVISVAIEPKTKVDQDKLSDSLRKLAEEDPTFKVAMDAETGQTIISGMGELHLEIIVDRLLREFKVEANVGRPQVAYRETIRKPLRQEGRFVRQTGGRGQFGHCVIEVEPNEAGKGFEFLNKIVGGVIPKEFVGPVEAGVKDGLTTGPLAGYPVIDVRVRLVDGSFHVVDSSELAFKIAGSMAIKDACEKADPVILEPIMKVEVEVPETNMGDVIGDLQGRRRGVVQGLEARAGLQVIRMAVPLSEMFGYATDLRSMTQGRGTFTMEFSHYSDVPKAIAEGIVARTRGARVG